The following are encoded together in the Geobacter sulfurreducens PCA genome:
- the thrS gene encoding threonine--tRNA ligase, whose translation MGDIRVTLPDGSERILAEGATVRDLAASIGAGLAKAAIAGKIDGVQVDVTAPLTDGARVEIITDKSADGLDIIRHSTSHLMAQAVKQLFPTAKVTIGPAVETGFYYDFDVETPFSPEDLARIEERMRELAKADIPVERQVLSRDEAVKLFRDMGEEYKVEIIEALPEESVSLYRQGDFVDLCRGPHLPSTSFCRAFKLTSLAGAYWRGDEKNKMLQRVYGTAFADKKELDAYLEKIEEAKRRDHRKLGRELDLFSFSDDVGAGFVIWHPKGAMLRTLLEDFERREHLKRGYDIVVGPQILKTELWQRSGHYDNYRENMYFTEVEGQGFGIKPMNCLSHMMIYKSQLRSYRDLPLRFFELGTVHRHERAGVLHGLLRVRCFTQDDAHILCTPEQLDAEIKGVISFVNDVMGIFGFDYEMELSTRPEKSIGSDEDWERATGALLGALKDSGRPYEINEGDGAFYGPKIDIKLRDSLDRKWQCATIQCDFTLPERFDLTYVDADGERKRPVMVHRVILGSIERFIGVLIEHFAGNFPLWLSPVQAIVLTVTDNQQPYAAQVFETLRTNGVRVQKDFRNEKLGFKIREAQLQKIPYMLVIGDKEVESGTVTPRFRDGSNLAAMKPEEFVAFVNDEVKRFN comes from the coding sequence ATGGGAGACATCAGGGTAACGCTGCCGGATGGTTCAGAAAGAATTCTTGCCGAGGGCGCCACGGTGCGCGATCTTGCCGCCTCCATCGGGGCAGGGCTTGCCAAGGCTGCCATAGCCGGAAAGATCGACGGGGTTCAGGTCGATGTTACCGCCCCCCTGACCGACGGCGCCAGGGTCGAGATCATTACCGATAAGTCTGCGGATGGCCTTGACATCATCAGGCACTCCACCTCCCACCTCATGGCCCAGGCCGTCAAGCAGCTTTTCCCGACCGCCAAGGTTACCATCGGCCCTGCCGTTGAAACGGGCTTCTATTACGATTTCGACGTAGAAACCCCATTCAGTCCCGAAGATCTTGCCCGCATCGAGGAGCGGATGCGAGAGCTAGCCAAGGCCGACATTCCTGTCGAGCGCCAGGTGCTTTCCCGTGACGAGGCAGTGAAGCTTTTTCGTGACATGGGTGAAGAATACAAGGTCGAGATCATCGAGGCACTCCCCGAGGAGAGCGTTTCGCTCTATCGCCAGGGCGATTTCGTTGACCTGTGCCGCGGTCCTCACCTCCCTTCGACTTCCTTTTGCCGGGCGTTCAAGCTGACCTCTCTGGCCGGCGCCTACTGGCGCGGGGACGAGAAGAACAAGATGCTCCAGCGGGTCTACGGAACCGCCTTTGCGGACAAGAAGGAGCTCGACGCCTATCTGGAGAAGATCGAGGAGGCCAAGCGCCGCGACCATCGCAAGCTGGGCCGGGAGCTCGACCTCTTTTCCTTCTCTGACGATGTGGGGGCCGGTTTCGTCATCTGGCATCCGAAGGGTGCCATGCTTCGTACCCTGCTGGAGGATTTCGAGCGTCGGGAGCATCTCAAACGCGGCTATGACATCGTGGTCGGTCCCCAGATCCTGAAGACCGAACTCTGGCAGCGTTCCGGCCACTACGACAATTACCGCGAGAACATGTATTTCACCGAGGTTGAGGGGCAGGGGTTCGGCATCAAGCCGATGAACTGTCTTTCCCACATGATGATTTACAAGTCCCAGTTGCGCAGCTACCGGGACCTGCCGCTCCGTTTCTTCGAGCTCGGCACGGTGCATCGCCATGAGCGCGCTGGCGTGCTGCACGGCCTCCTGCGGGTCCGCTGCTTCACCCAGGACGATGCCCATATTCTCTGTACCCCCGAGCAGCTTGACGCCGAGATCAAGGGAGTCATCTCCTTTGTGAACGACGTCATGGGCATATTCGGATTCGACTACGAGATGGAGCTTTCTACCCGGCCCGAGAAGTCCATCGGCTCCGACGAGGACTGGGAGCGCGCCACCGGTGCCCTGCTGGGTGCCCTCAAGGATTCGGGCAGGCCCTACGAGATCAACGAGGGAGACGGCGCATTTTACGGGCCGAAGATCGACATCAAGCTGCGCGATTCCCTTGACAGAAAGTGGCAGTGTGCTACAATCCAGTGCGATTTTACGCTCCCTGAACGGTTTGACCTGACCTATGTGGATGCGGATGGCGAGCGCAAGCGGCCGGTCATGGTCCATCGGGTCATTCTCGGGTCCATCGAGCGGTTCATCGGTGTCCTTATTGAGCACTTCGCCGGCAATTTCCCGCTGTGGCTCTCGCCGGTTCAGGCCATTGTGCTGACCGTTACCGACAACCAGCAGCCCTACGCGGCGCAGGTGTTCGAGACGCTTCGGACAAACGGGGTGAGAGTTCAGAAGGATTTTCGCAACGAAAAGCTCGGGTTCAAGATCCGCGAGGCGCAGCTGCAGAAAATCCCCTACATGCTCGTCATCGGTGACAAGGAAGTCGAATCAGGTACGGTAACTCCCCGGTTCCGCGACGGGTCAAACCTCGCGGCCATGAAGCCGGAGGAGTTTGTTGCGTTTGTAAACGACGAAGTGAAACGCTTCAATTAG
- the infC gene encoding translation initiation factor IF-3, giving the protein MAKPTVNINQAIRAREVRVVGADSEQLGIMSLQEALALAEARQLDLVEVSPTAVPPVCRIMDYGKFKYQQSKKLQEARKKQSHVQVKEVKLRPKTDEHDLMTKIKHVRRFIEEGNKAKVTLVFRGREITHLEFGSRALDRVAAELEDIAVVEFKPKMEGRSMFMIVAPKVKK; this is encoded by the coding sequence ATAGCGAAGCCTACGGTAAATATCAATCAGGCCATACGGGCGCGCGAGGTGCGCGTTGTCGGCGCAGACAGCGAACAGCTGGGGATCATGTCTCTCCAGGAGGCTCTTGCGCTGGCTGAAGCACGGCAACTCGACCTGGTGGAGGTTTCACCCACAGCGGTGCCGCCGGTTTGCCGGATCATGGATTACGGCAAGTTCAAGTACCAGCAAAGCAAAAAACTTCAGGAAGCACGGAAAAAGCAGTCCCACGTGCAGGTCAAGGAAGTAAAGCTCAGGCCCAAGACCGATGAGCATGACCTGATGACCAAGATCAAGCATGTGAGGCGCTTTATCGAGGAGGGAAACAAGGCGAAGGTAACCCTTGTGTTCCGGGGGCGTGAGATAACGCACCTGGAATTCGGTTCCCGGGCCCTCGACCGTGTTGCCGCCGAATTGGAAGATATCGCAGTTGTCGAATTCAAACCGAAGATGGAAGGGCGTAGCATGTTCATGATCGTTGCGCCCAAAGTCAAAAAATAG
- the rpmI gene encoding 50S ribosomal protein L35, with the protein MPKIKTNRGAAKRFKKTGTGKIKRSHAFTSHILTSKTRKRKRQLRSSAVVAAVDHKNIAKLIPYM; encoded by the coding sequence ATGCCCAAGATCAAGACCAATCGCGGTGCCGCAAAGCGCTTCAAGAAGACCGGTACCGGCAAGATCAAGCGGAGCCACGCCTTCACGAGTCACATCCTCACCTCCAAGACCAGAAAGCGTAAGCGTCAGCTTCGTTCCAGCGCTGTTGTGGCGGCAGTTGATCACAAGAATATCGCCAAGCTTATCCCTTACATGTAA
- the rplT gene encoding 50S ribosomal protein L20 has translation MPRVKRGFKARRRRNKVLKLAKGFRGARSKLFRSATEAVDRALNYAFRDRKVKKRDFRALWITRINAASRLNGLSYSKLIHGLKQAQVEIDRKVLADLAVSDPKGFSEIATLAKAQF, from the coding sequence ATGCCACGGGTAAAAAGAGGTTTCAAAGCGAGACGCAGAAGAAACAAAGTACTCAAGCTAGCCAAGGGCTTCAGGGGCGCACGGAGCAAATTGTTCCGGAGTGCGACGGAGGCCGTCGACCGGGCGCTCAATTACGCGTTCCGCGACCGCAAGGTCAAGAAGCGTGACTTCCGGGCTCTCTGGATTACGCGGATCAATGCGGCTTCCAGGCTCAACGGTCTTTCGTACAGCAAGCTCATTCATGGCCTCAAACAGGCCCAGGTTGAGATTGACCGCAAGGTCCTGGCTGATCTGGCCGTGTCGGACCCCAAGGGGTTCTCGGAAATCGCAACCCTCGCCAAAGCCCAGTTTTAG
- the pheS gene encoding phenylalanine--tRNA ligase subunit alpha, whose protein sequence is MKETLDQLMQSALAEIAGAASEDALQELRVRYLGKKGELTAVMKGLGSLSPEERPRMGQMVNTVKDRLETTLEETLQRVRAAAKKERLERERLDVTLPGRTSPLGTKHPISLVIEEISDIFAGLGFQVAEGPEVELDFYNFEALNFPKDHPARDMQDTFFVDDDILLRTHTSPVQVRTMLKHAPPVRIISPGTVYRCDSDATHSPMFHQIEGFMVDKGVTFGDLKGILTNFVNQFFGAGTGVRLRPSFFPFTEPSAEVDIACVMCKGQGCRVCKQSGWLEILGAGMIDPEVYRHVGYDPESISGFAFGMGIERVAMLKYGIGDLRLFFDNDVRFLQQFR, encoded by the coding sequence ATGAAAGAAACGCTTGATCAACTGATGCAATCGGCCCTTGCGGAGATTGCCGGCGCAGCCTCCGAGGACGCCCTGCAGGAGTTGCGCGTCAGGTACCTGGGGAAAAAGGGTGAACTGACGGCGGTCATGAAGGGGCTTGGTTCGCTCTCGCCCGAAGAGCGTCCCCGCATGGGCCAAATGGTCAACACGGTCAAGGACCGGCTCGAGACCACGCTGGAGGAAACCCTGCAACGGGTCAGGGCTGCGGCTAAAAAGGAGCGCCTTGAGCGGGAACGCCTCGACGTGACGCTCCCCGGTCGTACGTCGCCTTTGGGAACCAAGCACCCCATCTCGCTCGTCATCGAGGAAATTTCGGACATCTTCGCCGGCCTCGGCTTTCAGGTGGCCGAAGGCCCCGAGGTGGAGCTGGACTTTTACAACTTCGAGGCTCTCAATTTTCCCAAGGATCACCCGGCCCGGGACATGCAGGATACCTTTTTCGTTGATGACGACATCCTGCTGCGCACCCACACCTCTCCGGTCCAGGTCCGGACCATGCTCAAGCACGCACCTCCGGTCAGGATCATCTCGCCGGGCACGGTTTACCGGTGCGACTCCGATGCCACCCACTCTCCCATGTTCCATCAGATCGAAGGTTTCATGGTGGACAAGGGTGTTACCTTCGGCGATCTGAAGGGGATACTGACCAACTTTGTGAACCAGTTCTTCGGCGCCGGAACAGGGGTTCGGTTACGTCCCTCATTCTTCCCCTTCACCGAGCCGAGCGCCGAGGTGGACATTGCCTGCGTCATGTGTAAAGGGCAGGGGTGCCGGGTCTGCAAGCAGAGCGGCTGGCTCGAAATTCTGGGTGCCGGCATGATCGATCCGGAAGTCTATCGTCATGTTGGCTATGATCCCGAGTCGATCTCCGGCTTTGCGTTCGGCATGGGGATCGAGCGGGTCGCCATGCTCAAGTACGGCATCGGGGATCTGCGCCTGTTCTTCGATAATGATGTGCGGTTCCTGCAGCAATTTAGATAA
- the pheT gene encoding phenylalanine--tRNA ligase subunit beta — MIVTYNWLKEFVECDLSTQELGDLLTMLGLEVEGVREVGGGLDQVVVAVVEERRKHPNADKLSLCKVNNGREILDIVCGAQNFTAGDKVALAQIGAVLPGDFKIKRSKIRGEESCGMLCSERELGLSAESEGIMILPSDLPLGVPLFDALGLKDTIFEIGLTPNRADCLSVIGVAREIAAKLGKRITYPGHAVVESGEPVTQKATVIVEDPELCPRYTARFISGCSIGPSPAWLVRRLEAVGMRSINNVVDVTNYVLMEYGHPLHAFDADLLENSTIVVRRATDGEVFTTLDGQQRTLTAGDLTIRDGARSVALAGIMGGENSEIRDTTTNILLESAYFNPSAIRRTAKRLGLHTESSHRFERGADVAIVTRALDRAAALLAELAGGTVAAGIIDVYPTPVSHRTIRFRVDRCNALLGVELSANEMKALFHHLEFTTVTVEPGIIDVTVPTFRVDLEREIDLVEEVARLNGYDRIETTMPRARVFSDRPTKHQRMERRCRDLMVGQGFNEVITFSFMAPGALDRMMLGPEDGRRSVVALRNPLVDEQAVMRTTLLPGLLEAASRNLNYRSLDLRLFELRRVYLRVEGEQLPNEPLVLAGLMTGRRYPEGWNQEKHPLDFYDVKGVVEAVLDAFSVSGASYSSDDTDVFYHPGKSCTVKCGDLILGSLGELHPDVQDNFGIDQPVFYFELNFERLLSAARAASAVVPPSRFPDTFRDIAILVADETPAADIVRCIDGLRIREIESAAVFDLYKGVHVPEGKKSIAVRVRYRSTEKTLSDDEVSPLHQKVVDSLVAKLGATIR, encoded by the coding sequence ATGATCGTTACGTACAACTGGCTCAAGGAATTTGTCGAATGTGATCTCTCTACTCAGGAGCTTGGCGACCTGCTTACCATGCTCGGCCTCGAAGTGGAGGGGGTACGCGAGGTCGGTGGCGGCCTCGACCAGGTAGTGGTCGCCGTGGTGGAGGAGCGCCGGAAGCATCCCAATGCGGACAAGCTTTCGCTCTGCAAGGTCAACAACGGCCGGGAGATCCTGGATATCGTCTGTGGAGCCCAGAACTTCACTGCCGGCGACAAGGTCGCCCTGGCCCAGATCGGGGCCGTGCTGCCTGGTGACTTCAAGATCAAGCGCTCCAAGATACGCGGCGAGGAGTCGTGCGGCATGCTCTGCTCCGAGCGCGAACTGGGGCTTTCCGCTGAATCGGAAGGGATCATGATCCTTCCGTCCGACCTGCCGCTCGGAGTTCCCCTGTTCGACGCCCTTGGCCTCAAGGACACGATCTTCGAGATCGGGCTCACTCCCAACCGTGCCGATTGTCTCAGTGTTATCGGGGTGGCACGGGAGATTGCGGCAAAGCTCGGGAAGCGGATTACCTATCCGGGACACGCGGTTGTCGAGTCCGGTGAGCCGGTGACGCAGAAGGCAACGGTCATTGTGGAGGATCCCGAACTCTGCCCGCGCTATACTGCCCGCTTTATCAGCGGATGCTCCATCGGTCCCTCGCCGGCATGGCTGGTTCGGCGCCTTGAGGCGGTCGGAATGCGCTCCATCAACAACGTGGTCGACGTGACCAACTACGTCCTGATGGAGTATGGGCATCCTTTGCACGCCTTTGATGCCGACCTGCTTGAGAACAGCACGATCGTTGTCCGTCGGGCAACGGACGGTGAGGTGTTTACCACCCTTGATGGTCAGCAGCGCACCCTCACCGCCGGCGACCTTACTATCCGTGACGGAGCGAGGAGTGTTGCCCTCGCTGGTATCATGGGGGGAGAGAATTCGGAAATCCGTGATACTACGACGAATATCCTGCTGGAGAGCGCTTACTTCAATCCCTCCGCCATCCGTCGTACCGCCAAGCGCCTGGGGCTCCACACCGAGTCGTCCCATCGTTTTGAGCGGGGGGCCGACGTGGCCATTGTGACCAGGGCCTTGGACCGGGCTGCCGCGCTTCTGGCCGAACTGGCCGGCGGGACTGTTGCCGCGGGGATTATCGACGTTTATCCCACGCCTGTTTCCCATCGGACGATCCGGTTCAGGGTGGACCGCTGTAATGCCCTTCTCGGGGTCGAGCTCTCCGCCAACGAAATGAAGGCACTGTTTCATCACCTGGAATTTACCACAGTCACGGTTGAGCCCGGCATAATCGATGTGACGGTCCCGACATTCAGGGTGGACCTGGAGCGCGAGATCGACCTGGTGGAGGAGGTTGCGCGGCTAAACGGCTATGACCGGATTGAAACGACCATGCCGCGAGCCCGTGTCTTTTCCGATCGCCCCACAAAGCACCAGCGCATGGAGAGGCGGTGTCGCGATCTGATGGTGGGGCAGGGGTTCAATGAAGTCATAACCTTCAGCTTCATGGCGCCGGGCGCCCTTGACCGCATGATGCTCGGCCCTGAGGATGGCCGGCGTAGCGTGGTGGCGCTCAGGAATCCACTGGTGGACGAGCAGGCGGTCATGCGGACGACGCTGCTTCCCGGGCTCTTGGAGGCCGCTTCCCGCAACCTGAATTACCGCAGTCTCGACCTGCGTCTCTTTGAGCTGCGGCGCGTGTATCTGCGGGTGGAAGGGGAGCAGCTCCCCAATGAGCCACTGGTCCTTGCCGGGCTCATGACCGGCAGACGCTACCCTGAAGGGTGGAACCAGGAAAAGCATCCTCTTGATTTCTATGATGTGAAGGGCGTTGTGGAGGCGGTTCTCGACGCATTTTCGGTCAGCGGCGCGAGCTATTCGTCTGACGACACCGATGTCTTTTACCATCCCGGCAAATCGTGCACGGTCAAGTGCGGCGATTTGATCCTGGGCTCTCTCGGCGAACTCCATCCCGATGTGCAGGACAACTTCGGGATCGATCAGCCGGTATTCTACTTCGAGCTTAATTTCGAGCGGCTCCTGTCCGCAGCGCGCGCCGCCTCGGCCGTTGTCCCGCCGTCACGCTTCCCGGACACGTTCAGGGATATTGCCATACTTGTGGCCGATGAGACGCCGGCTGCGGACATTGTCCGGTGCATCGACGGGCTGCGTATCCGGGAAATCGAAAGTGCTGCAGTGTTTGACCTCTACAAAGGTGTCCACGTTCCCGAAGGGAAGAAGAGCATCGCGGTGCGGGTTCGCTATCGTTCCACAGAGAAAACCCTGAGCGATGACGAGGTTTCACCGCTGCACCAGAAGGTCGTTGACAGCCTTGTCGCGAAGCTCGGAGCGACGATTCGTTAA
- a CDS encoding integration host factor subunit alpha yields the protein MTKADIVEQIYEKIGFSKKESAELVERVFGLIKETLERGEKIKIAGFGNFVVKDKADRRGRNPQTGDEIIISARKILTFKPSQVLKSSINT from the coding sequence ATGACGAAGGCCGATATTGTCGAGCAGATATACGAGAAGATTGGTTTCTCCAAGAAAGAGTCCGCTGAACTGGTCGAACGCGTGTTCGGTCTGATCAAGGAAACCCTTGAGCGTGGGGAAAAGATCAAGATCGCCGGCTTCGGCAATTTCGTGGTCAAGGATAAGGCCGATCGTCGTGGCCGCAATCCGCAAACCGGTGACGAGATCATTATCTCTGCCCGTAAAATCCTTACCTTTAAGCCGAGCCAGGTTCTCAAGTCCTCGATTAACACCTAG
- a CDS encoding MerR family transcriptional regulator, whose translation MAEETPDKQYYRIGEVSRITSLKPSVLRFWEAEFKELRPPKSRTGQRLYSRKDIELLLEIKRLLYGEKLTIDGARKRLATGKGQRLAGEPPGQDQALKEILLSVKHELELLKKQLQ comes from the coding sequence GTGGCGGAGGAGACCCCGGACAAGCAGTACTACCGCATCGGCGAAGTATCCCGGATTACCTCTCTCAAGCCGTCGGTTCTCCGTTTCTGGGAAGCCGAGTTCAAGGAGTTGCGGCCTCCCAAAAGCAGGACGGGCCAGAGACTCTACTCGCGGAAGGATATTGAGCTACTGCTGGAGATTAAGCGACTGCTCTATGGTGAAAAGCTGACCATTGACGGTGCACGAAAGCGTTTGGCTACGGGGAAGGGGCAGAGGCTAGCAGGAGAACCCCCGGGGCAGGATCAAGCCCTTAAAGAGATCCTTCTCTCGGTCAAGCATGAGTTGGAATTGCTGAAAAAACAACTGCAATAG
- the surE gene encoding 5'/3'-nucleotidase SurE: MNILVTNDDGVHAPGIVALAEALRLVGTVTVVAPDRERSAVGHALTLHHPLRVTEIMAGIFAVDGTPTDCVNLGIHTLLAEAPDIVVSGVNRGGNLGDDITYSGTVSAALEATLMGIPAIAVSLATNGHGSNYRAAAAFAAQLAREVLDRGLPRDTFLNVNVPDLPAEELGGPVITSQGKRDYGGDIVTKVDPRGRNYYWIGGNEPVFRDIEGTDFHAVKRGRISVTPLHLDLTNYASLSILQSWDLSACRPEAGQPSGALL, encoded by the coding sequence ATGAATATTCTCGTTACCAATGATGATGGTGTTCACGCCCCGGGAATTGTGGCTCTGGCCGAGGCCCTCAGACTCGTGGGCACAGTTACCGTGGTAGCTCCCGACCGTGAGCGAAGCGCGGTGGGCCATGCCCTTACGCTCCATCACCCACTCAGGGTTACGGAGATCATGGCAGGTATCTTTGCCGTTGATGGAACCCCCACCGACTGCGTAAATCTCGGAATTCACACCCTTCTGGCCGAAGCGCCCGATATCGTGGTGTCCGGCGTCAATCGCGGCGGGAACCTGGGCGACGACATTACGTACTCCGGGACCGTCTCCGCAGCCTTGGAGGCGACCCTCATGGGAATTCCCGCCATTGCCGTTTCTCTTGCAACAAACGGACATGGGAGCAACTACCGCGCGGCGGCTGCCTTTGCAGCACAGCTGGCAAGGGAAGTGCTCGACCGGGGCCTCCCCCGGGATACGTTCCTGAATGTCAATGTCCCCGACCTGCCTGCCGAAGAGCTTGGTGGTCCGGTTATAACTTCGCAGGGAAAGCGTGATTACGGTGGTGACATCGTTACCAAGGTAGATCCGCGCGGCAGGAACTACTACTGGATCGGCGGCAACGAGCCGGTCTTTCGCGATATCGAGGGAACCGACTTTCACGCCGTCAAGCGCGGCAGGATCTCGGTTACCCCGCTTCACCTGGATCTGACGAATTACGCATCGCTCTCGATTTTGCAGTCGTGGGACCTTTCGGCATGCCGCCCGGAGGCTGGACAGCCGTCGGGAGCTCTGCTATAG
- a CDS encoding protein-L-isoaspartate(D-aspartate) O-methyltransferase, which translates to MNFEIARKRMVESQIIARGVSDRRVIEAMLKVPRHVFVEEAMAAQAYSDTPLPIGEKQTISQPYMVALMTELLELKGKEKVLEIGTGSGYQAAILAVMADRVYTVERIRPLALRARKALDSLGLLNVNIKMSDGTVGWEDEAPFDAIIVTAGAPDIPQQYIDQLKPGGRLVIPVGTQFEQVLVRVVKQEDGSVERENITGCRFVKLVGKFGWSSDD; encoded by the coding sequence ATGAACTTTGAAATTGCACGCAAACGGATGGTCGAATCCCAGATCATCGCGCGAGGCGTCTCGGACCGGCGGGTGATCGAGGCGATGCTGAAAGTGCCCCGCCACGTCTTTGTAGAAGAGGCCATGGCCGCCCAGGCCTACAGCGACACACCGCTGCCCATCGGCGAAAAACAGACCATCTCCCAGCCTTACATGGTCGCCCTGATGACCGAACTCCTGGAGTTGAAAGGGAAGGAAAAGGTTCTGGAAATCGGTACCGGCTCAGGGTACCAGGCCGCTATCCTGGCAGTCATGGCCGACCGGGTCTACACGGTGGAGCGCATTCGTCCGCTTGCGTTGCGGGCGCGCAAGGCCCTCGACAGCCTGGGCCTACTCAATGTCAATATCAAGATGTCCGACGGCACGGTTGGCTGGGAAGACGAGGCTCCCTTCGACGCCATCATTGTGACCGCCGGAGCCCCGGATATCCCGCAACAGTACATCGACCAGCTCAAGCCCGGCGGGAGGCTTGTCATCCCGGTGGGGACCCAGTTCGAACAGGTGCTCGTCAGGGTGGTCAAGCAGGAGGACGGTTCGGTCGAGCGGGAGAACATCACGGGATGCAGGTTCGTCAAACTGGTGGGCAAATTCGGTTGGAGCAGCGATGACTAA
- a CDS encoding sigma-70 family RNA polymerase sigma factor — translation MSDMNELDEKELDAPDEPGEDFIEPEPTTFELEAAEEEEEPEEPAEVGKNIEQEHFDDAIKLYLREIQRTRLLTADEEKELAGRIAKGDKAARDKMIESNLRLVVKIAKRYINRGLPFLDLIEEGNMGLIKAVERFKLSKECRFSTYATWWIRQSIERALVNQSRTIRLPVHVSDDINKMLKITRELVQRLNREPSVKEVATEMKVNSAYVRRLMVLLKKTYSIERPMGENSDYFLIDTIEDTSTVSPAVLLEDLNKYEIVSKWFASLSENEQTILTLRFGLEDKEPQTLDTIGRSFGVTRERIRQIEAKSLEKLRKYIEESDGNAID, via the coding sequence ATGAGCGACATGAACGAACTGGATGAGAAAGAGCTGGATGCTCCGGATGAGCCCGGCGAGGACTTCATTGAGCCCGAGCCGACGACCTTTGAGCTGGAGGCGGCCGAGGAAGAGGAAGAGCCCGAGGAGCCCGCTGAGGTCGGCAAGAACATAGAGCAGGAGCACTTCGACGATGCAATCAAGCTCTATTTGCGCGAGATTCAGCGGACGCGGCTGCTGACCGCCGATGAGGAAAAAGAGCTGGCCGGCCGTATCGCCAAGGGTGACAAGGCTGCCCGGGATAAGATGATCGAGTCGAATCTGCGGCTCGTGGTCAAGATTGCCAAGCGGTACATCAATCGGGGGCTCCCTTTTCTCGATCTGATCGAGGAGGGCAACATGGGGCTCATCAAGGCGGTGGAGCGCTTCAAGCTCTCGAAGGAGTGCCGTTTCTCCACCTACGCCACCTGGTGGATCCGCCAATCCATCGAGCGCGCCCTCGTGAATCAGTCGCGGACGATCAGACTGCCGGTCCATGTCTCCGACGACATTAACAAGATGCTTAAGATCACGCGTGAACTGGTGCAGAGACTCAACCGCGAGCCGAGCGTGAAAGAAGTCGCCACCGAGATGAAGGTGAATTCCGCCTACGTCCGGCGGCTGATGGTCCTCCTCAAAAAGACCTACTCCATCGAGCGCCCCATGGGGGAGAACAGCGATTATTTTCTTATCGACACCATTGAGGATACGTCCACCGTCTCGCCGGCCGTGCTGCTTGAGGATCTCAACAAATACGAAATCGTGTCCAAGTGGTTTGCGTCCCTGTCTGAGAACGAGCAGACGATCCTCACGCTCCGCTTTGGCCTGGAGGACAAGGAGCCCCAGACCCTCGACACCATCGGTCGCAGCTTCGGCGTCACCCGTGAGCGTATCCGGCAGATCGAGGCCAAGTCTCTGGAAAAATTGAGAAAGTATATTGAGGAAAGCGATGGCAACGCCATCGATTGA
- a CDS encoding adenine phosphoribosyltransferase — MDELKNIIRDVPDFPKKGIIFKDITTLLADAPSFQRMVDLIAHRYVGKKISKVVVVEARGFVIGAALAYKLGAGVVLVRKPGKLPSETYSKTYQLEYGSDTLEIHTDAIAKGERVIIADDILATGGTMAAVVDMVEALGGEIVECCFMAELEFLGGRKRLPEGKVYSLLTF, encoded by the coding sequence ATGGATGAGCTGAAAAACATAATCCGCGACGTACCCGATTTCCCCAAAAAGGGGATCATCTTCAAGGACATTACCACGCTACTGGCGGACGCCCCGTCGTTCCAGCGTATGGTTGACCTGATCGCGCATCGCTATGTAGGGAAGAAGATCAGCAAGGTTGTTGTGGTGGAAGCCCGCGGATTCGTCATCGGCGCCGCCCTGGCTTACAAGCTGGGTGCCGGCGTGGTCCTGGTGCGCAAGCCGGGCAAACTCCCCTCAGAAACCTATAGCAAAACCTATCAGCTCGAATACGGCTCCGACACGCTGGAGATCCATACCGACGCCATTGCCAAGGGAGAGCGGGTGATCATCGCCGACGACATCCTCGCCACCGGCGGTACCATGGCGGCGGTGGTCGACATGGTCGAGGCGCTGGGGGGAGAGATTGTCGAGTGCTGTTTTATGGCCGAGCTCGAATTCCTCGGGGGCAGAAAGAGGTTGCCCGAAGGAAAGGTTTACTCGCTTCTCACCTTCTAG